Genomic window (Daucus carota subsp. sativus chromosome 5, DH1 v3.0, whole genome shotgun sequence):
CGTGGTGATAAAATCATATTGCATCATGGACTTACGACTGAAGGGGGATCGGGGATCGGGGAGAAGCCGTAAGAGTATGGCTATGAGGAAGCTGCAGAGATgctgtgtgtatgtatataaatgTGCAGGGTTTAATTAGGAGGTTCGGGAAGTAAGATCGGACCGAACCAAAGAATTAATTTGCTCAGGAAAATAACGTGTTCTCGTATAATAGATATAGTAGATTTTGGATTAATGTCATCCTTCTAAAAACCCACTTACAATATATTACGGACCGGACTCTTTGTTATTTTGCTTATAATTATTTGTTGTACTATATTATAACTAGCATTagtgcccgtgcaaggcacgggcctgGTATGAaactcatattatttttattgtacaCAAAATGATCAGTAAGAAATATGCTcgtaaaaaaacaaagaaataaataTTGGAGTACTCGTCCAAAAAAACATTGTATGAAGCTGGAGGAAATATATGCAACaccacaaaaaaattataatttgaaaaattatatataattattctcTTCGAGATAGCCAAGGCTTTAGTCATGCACCTTTCAATGAACTTTCCTAACACTCTAAAATTAACATTTTCTTTACTACGAGCTCCTAACCTcacttttcattttctaaaaaatcTAATGCCTTGAAAACTGCAGCTTGCATGTGATTGGCTATATAACGTAAATTCTATGATGTGAGAAGTTAAAAACATTTTAGAGTTCAAACAAACCATTAAGCCctattaaaaatagaaaataatatgtaatgaGAGTATTTGCGCAACAACACTAAGCTAGAAAGACAAGACAAAACCGAGTGTGTCTGGGGCAAGTTATTTCAAAACTAAAGTGCTTCTCTACGATAACCAGGACCTAACTTCAAAGGGTCTTCTACTAAATACGCCCCTTGACAATAGATGCCAGCATCATTCATGCGATTATTCTGGACATGAAAGATGGCTTTCTTTTCACCACCACAATCATCTCGATTTTTCTCAACATAGTCTTTAGCCTCGGCTGCGACACTGTTTACAAAAACAAAGCGATTTCCTCTGAGAGAATTAGTCTCCCTGATCCATTGCCATAATTTCTCCCCCTTCTCTTATCTTCCTCACTTGCTCTTCAAGAAAAGGAGTTCTTTCCATACTACTATACTGCATATTCTCATCTTTCTTTGTCTGATacagaaaatattttcaaataagcACTTCAATTAACTCAAAGCTAAACATCAAGTCTGAGAGTTAAGACCTTGCCACAATCAGAAAGTACATGGCAAACAAATGGTAGTTCTTCATCTTCGAACTTGTCTACTGAAATTTATACGTTTAACATCCTACagcaaaatttatgatatttaataaataattaattctaataattctacttctcaaataaaaaagaatatttttagcTTGATAAATGAATTGTAATAAAACTTATATTAACATTAATGGCAATGTGTTTAGACATTTTGAGGTTATTTGTTTGAGTTTAAAGGCGTTGTCgacttcaaattaaaaaatgtttgtTCGTTTATAAGGTAGAAGTCAACTGAAAGTTAACAATAAaccataaattaatttaaaaataaatattggtaggacgcatttttttataatttactttattttgcaatttttttaatagcTAGTCTCGTGGCATTCTAACAGCTTACACCTCTGTATTTCTCAtactaattttaatatcatatttacaaattttctcAATCACATTGTGTTTTGTTTGCtaatatattcacataaatttAAAAGATCAGATTTAGTAGTTTTATTAATGCTTGTTTTACTTTGCGGAGTTCTCAAATGACTTGCTCAGTTACTCAGTTTTGCCTTGGTGCATCTTCAATGTGATTATATGAacacaaataaataatcaactAATTGTCGTGATGTGTCATGttttaattaaactaattataatgattgactatattttaaaaataataactttttattattttaaattattataaataatatattatttaactatttaaatattctgatatgataataaataaaaattttgagacataatagataaaattataactccgaatatttaatataatttatttaacttgTAAGTTGTAGGATACCATAATAGATTTTTAGCGAGTtttgtatcaagttggtcactctATTCATCAAAATATCTCATTTAAACTATCAAACTCCGCGGCGACTCATTTAAACCAATCAATTTCTATTATATATCACACCGTTATCTTTGACATATTTTTAACAGCAGAGCTGATGTGTCAGCTCAGCTGACATGGCCAGGGAATAGGATATAATATAAGAGAAAAAGTTATTAAAAAgcaaagatataaatatatgacaTAGTACATATTGCAAAAACAAGATCAAGTTAGAGTTGACCTCATGCAACTAAGACCTACCTCTGGATATGCAAGCTTGATGTCTTCTTTGCCCGTAGTGCCTCTGCGAGCTCAATTTTCAAGGCAAGTACCCTTTCTAAAACATTaccacttctcaaataattctGAAACCAAGGAAACATGCTTTCAAGATCTTGATTTGCCTATGACCaagacttgtgacttgtgagaAACGGAAAGGTGCAAATTTGAAAAGTAGGTGCTCTGACATTATTAAAAAAGTTATAGAGAGCAATGGCAAAAACTACCTTATTTAAATGCATGAGTTCTCTTTGTAAGTCTTGAACATGTGGGTCATGATTAGCCTGTGAAAAATGGGAGTTTTCATTCTTCATCCTCTTTACTGCAGAAGAAATGAACGATTTGTGAAGTGGGCCACTGAAGTGTCACACATTTATCTAAGAGGAGCATGTATATCATTTTTGCACATGCATTTGATTAACAAATCTCACCATATAATGATTCATGTACTGGACTACTGAAGTGTCATGCATTTATCTAACAGGAGCTTGTATCTCATTTTTGCACATGCTTTTGATTAGCATATTCGAGCATACAAGATATTTTTGATTTACCAGTTGCCTACTTGCCTTCATAATACAAGATATAGATCTCTTTATGAAGGTGATCTATGCTAGACTTCAAAATTTCAGCTCTGAAATTTTGACTTACAGTTACATTCTTGGATTTGCGGGGTGACCAATTTCCTTCATTTAGAAGACCATGCTCTAGGATTTCATGTATACCTTTAGATTCAAGAACCTGCAGTGTGGCAAATGTTTAAACATTTCTAAGAAACATGGAATTTCTAATAATTGTAGAAAGAAAGAGCCAATTTAGGGATGAAATAAAATAGTACTACTGATTCATAAATGTGGCTCAGCTTACGTAGCATATGAAGTGTTAATCACACATTGTTGGTTAACTGGTAAATGTCAACGCATAATAGTTATCACTAAACATATTAATTAggtctaaattataatttattaaacaacAATAAGAGCTTCTCCGACAGGGGTACCAACATCTATGTGGCATGACACACTTGGTGCTACTCAATTGGAGTTGCAAGGGTGCTAACTTAAGTCGCCAAATTCTCGCACACTCTCAAATGTCTTAAACACAACTTTTGTACTAaatgtattatgtatatatcACTTCCACCtcctttattatattttaagaacATATTACTAAATTATTTAGTTGATACGGATTACGGAGACCATTTAGGCACCTTGTGTAGGGGTGCCAACTACTGGAGTTCAAAGTTGTCACATTTGGCAAGGATgaaagagaaaataaaaagttattacTTATGAATTGGTCATGCTTGGCTTCTATTGGATATGCACTTAAAACATTCAGAAACAtgagaatattaaaaattattacctGGATGAGTTGCCCATAATAAGTGAACTTGAATTTTCAGCTTTTTCAACTGGAACCAAGCTCGTATCAAGAATTTGTCAGTATCCATGTTGCTATTGCGATCCAAGGACTCAGAGGAAAGACTTAAAGTTGAATCTCCATTTAAGATATTCGTAGTGGATGATACAAAGTTTGACTTGCTGTTACTTGCATTGCCAAATATGCTCTTGACTATGCCCACAGCAACTTCCTCTAGCATATTGGTGGAACTTATAGAATTTTCCCGTTGTTCTCTTCTCAACGCAAGCTCGGCTATTATTATAGTCTTCTCCTCCACGCACTCCTACAATGATGCTTCgagtttttctttttcttccttgcAGAATTCAAggtttaatattataaagtcCAACTCAGTCCGTATTCTATCATAAGCATTTGTTTTCTCACGATTATCAAAGAATAATGATTGTAATTCGGCCTCCAACTCCTAGACCTTAATTGACAGCTCTTCGTTTCTCTTCAAGTGAGAAACTTCAGTTTTTTCCTGTCTTCAAGTTGATTAACAACATGCTTCCTTTTAGAAATTTCCATAGCATCTCCTCCCCATGCTTTTTAGAAATTGAGAGCTACTGcctttgctcttgaagcttggTTTTATATTATTCTTTAATGAAAGCAATTCGCAGAGACTCTTGAACAGCAAAAGATGGCCCTTCAGGACCTTTTTTCTCATAAGCCGAGAGACATTCAGCTTCAGCTTTGTCTTTGAGCTCCTTCAAGCTAACAGACAAGTTTTTGAATTCTTCTGTTCTAAGAATCTGTTCAGACAGCTTGTGGGTAACTTCCTTAATCTGATCCTGCAACTTGAAGGATTCAACACTAGATTTTTCCATCAGGGCTATGTGACCTTTATGTCTATCTAGTTTTTCTTTTAGAACAATGATTATAATTTCATGCTTAGCATTACAGAATATCAATTCACTAATCTCCTCCTCGGCTATTTCCAGCTTGTAGTTAATCTTTGTGGACTCTTGAATCCTAATCAAGTTCAGCCTCCAGAGTAACTGTCTTCCTCTTGAATTCCTAAAGTTGAGGCATTAAAACACTAATTGATTCTGACAAGACCCTGTTTTCAATAACAGAGGCTTCTAACTCAGATCTTAGGCAGTGAACAGTTGTCATCAACTCTGTATTTTCATTAGTTTGATGTGTTTCAGTAGCAAGACTACGGTTTAACTCTAACTCTATATCGAAATGCACCTTTTAAATTTCTACATGGCCCTTGGACTGTTTGAGTAGAAGCACAAGCTCCTCAATCAGACCTCATACTGGGTTTTCACAAATGTGAGTTGAACCTCTGCATGCTCTTGAATTTCTGCTAACTGACAACTTAAACTTGTAGGACGAGCAGACTCTTCGATTGGCTCCTCTTGACAATCCTTATGCTGCACTGAAATATCATTTCTAGACCTATTGATATCAAGTTCAGAAGCCAATTGCCTCAAGTTAACCATATCAACGTTCTGATTGTCAATGCAACGCAACTTGTCCTGTTCCTCCCCTTAACACCACTAGTCCCATTAGCTCCATTAACTTCTGCGTCAGATGcttccactatcacttcctacatccaaaatatacaaaatattttatgaattaataACGTATATGATTGAAAACATCAAAGTTTAAGAGAGTATCATAACATATCATAAACAGGAGAACAGAGCATTTATACTCTAAAAACTACACAAATCACATATATTTCTTTCTGAAGCATGAAAAGACAAAATCAGTGAGAGACCTTAAAACAAtgtacaaaaaaatataaaacaataaatatcataacaaaaattaaaaaactatgACGTATAATATCCACGAACATAAAACTTCTTCCACAAAGCCCAAAAAAGTCCACCAAAATCATCACAATAACtccaaaaaacaaataaattgaattcaacaacaaattcaaGCTCTGAAATCATATAATGACAAAAAAACTTTTCAAGCAAATCAGTCAAGGCTAACTCAATGCTTTAACACCGGTTTCACAGCTTCATTGCCTCTGTAGCGAACATCATGGATGATAGGTTACACCTGAATAACATCGttagtttttatttatcaattcaaagTTCGACATCGAGTTGACTGTGAAACAAATTTCCTTGAGGGAACAATTTAAAAACTCACTTCACAAAaaatggatgagaaatcaatgcGAGCACGAGCACTGAGATCATTAATCTCAGTTTGGGTAAGATCTGACAGCTTACACGACTTCATTGAGCATCCAATAGGTTTCCGAGGAAAAACTATGCAAAGACGATCACAATATACATTAACAATGAAAGTGTTATACATAATACATGGCAAAGAGAAGATTAGATAGCACAAAAGCtataaacaaaaaatgaaaaaatcccAAGAAAAAGCTATAACATACAATTATTAGAAGATGACCCAAAATTGTTTCTAAACTCCATAATCAAATAATTCAGCTTTTagatgcataatatatataaaaaaaacatgtataccTGACAGAAAATTGTGAAAATTGGGGGTATTGAAATGAAACTGTGGTGAGGTAAAGACGAACAGCCATCACCCAGCTTCCATTAAATCAGCCCAATTTCACAAAAACAACGATTCAACAAATTTCAAGATTGTGAAGTTTAATTGTCATCCAAACAGCAGTGACATAATTCTCCATCCCAAAGCTCCTCAACTGACTTGATAGGATTAGTTTCAGAAATAAACACTGTCCCAAGGTATGCCCTAATCTGTTGGATTGCAGCaacagagagagagatgacGGATAGTAGAAAGACGCAGCATGAAGACAAGCAGGCAGGTACAACAGAGGGTTGGTTTTAGCAGGATGAGGGTCGGAATCAGGATCGGAGGGATGAAAAGGTCATTTCatgttaaaataaatttgttcaacAAACAAGCTGTTAGGTTTGGAAGGATAAAAAAGTCTTTTTACATTGAATAAATTTGCTCAGGTAACTCAGCTTATAATAGATATAGTAGATAGTAGATTTTAATACTATTTTTATAAGATCTTAATACATGTCATATCTTTCTTTAAGAACGTGGTCTTAAATATAAgtcttaagagcaagtccaataggtgtgctaaatcaagtcttaaatccaaaaatagggaatatgggataaaattgcactccaacactatgctagtgatgtgctaaatcactagcacaagcatctccttccctatttttagaatatgctagccacttctaaactatttttaacattaaaatattcatttccctctctcctccacatcatttccttctcttttttccctctctcctcaactatttaatattattataataatagggaatggatatagagaatactattggagctcatgtgctaaatcttgtgctaaatcactaagacatattattttataatatttttagggaacctcttagcatagtgttggacttgctctaatctGTGATTTTAGTTTTAGAAAGGTACATTTGTTAAATGTTATAAGGAAAAATAATGCATACTAGCTTGAAGTTGGTTGAAACAAGGAGAGTATAGGTTGAAATAATGCGGTTGTGCTAGAAATTGAAATGTTGTTGGTTTGTAACGTTGTTAATGCATTCATGAGTTTATTTATGTACCTTGCAGGAATACTGTACCTTGTAGGAATGTATGTACTTAATTAGCAAATTGACGTGTAGTTGTGTAGGATGGTAAAAGTATCATTTTGCTAGCTAGCTAGTTGTCTGTTTCTAATTAGATGAAAAGAAATCTGAATGTTTAGCTTCTTAGCTTCTTAGCTTTTGTCAAAGAATATGAATGCCGCACCACCAAATTGTATGTTGCCTTATTTAGACAAGGTAAACTTTCTCTACCTAACagcttttttttccttttggcGTTTGCAGAGtttacttttctttttcattttttcatgtAAATGATTTGCAAGACTGCAGGGAATATTGCAAAGCCTATTATCGCTGAACAAATTCCGAAGTATATAATCGAGGCATAAGACCTTATGCATGGCTGTATGTAATGCCAAATAAAATAGTTCAGTATCACTTGCATATCATCCTTGTCActcaaaacaataataaaataaagaatttcCCGAAAAACATCTAAAAGCTATATAACTAGATTTTGACAGCCCATTCACCACTGTCAAACGTAAGCTCAAGACTCGCATAGCTAAGAACTTAACCATATGCAAAGGTCTATATCTTtgacttatattattatttactaaatccattcttttaattttacttATACAGTCCATCAACTTTTAATTTTGTCAAGGCAGTAGGTGCAAACTTTAAAGCTGAGGTGCCTTCTTTTAGCATGTTTTTAACTAGATTTAGGGCTCCTAGCATGGGCTCAAGTTTTGCTATATTTATCTACTTTATGTCGTATTCATTGTGGCGAGGATTACCATGCCATTTATCTTAGACCAGCTTACCATGTCTTATTAAACATGATAACAATATCCACCCAAAGGTACGTGAATAGAATATAAGACTCTTGATAATTTTTCGGAACTACAAGAACCTTTATATGGTGTGAATACAAAGTCATCTAATTGCTAACTATTAATATTTTCCTTTTCTAAAAGAATAAagtttttaaatgatatgaCATTGGCTCACCaacaattttcaagaaatctAGTGATTagttttcaaaaaaagaagaagaagaagaagaaatctaTTATTAGCGTGAATTCAAAccacataaaataattataatcatatgATTATAATAACTCAATACAATTTTTATCTACGGGTATATgtagattttaataaaaaatattaagatctTTTCACGGCCACTTCGGAATACTTGATTTGGCATAATGTttactatattaattaattatttataataaaaagtcCTCTTAATTAGATAACTTCAAaacgattatattaataaattaaaagtagaACACAAAATAAAAGTATCAAATGAGGAAGTACATATAATGAGTTTGTTCATGGTATCCATGCAGTTTAAAAACACTTACACAAAACTTAAGACAATTATGAAGAACGATATAAGCTTGGTACACCGATATATTGAACTCGCAAACCAAGAAAGCACGTGTACCATGATCTAACGATGAATATTTAGCATAGCCTTAGCCTCACTCTGCTCCTGCAACAAATTTTCACTAGCATACTTGTTCAAATGCTCTAACTACTGAGATCTTTTCTTTTGTCTCATTTTTTACAGTAAAATAAATCTTTATACTATCTTTATAAGATCTTAATACATGTCATATCTTTCTTTAAGAATTTGGTCTTAAATATAGGTCTTAATCTGTGATTTTGTTCGGattgtattaattatattagttttgttcactataatttaaatattattatatattaaattattatccattaaatatattaatttaatatgataaCAAATTATATAGATTGGTTAAATATGATTAAATGTTTATAGTCAATCTACGCAACTTTAAgatgttggctaaaattatatacaacacCATTATTTTCACTAGAGTTCAATCTTTTTTACCTAATCTTCatacttattatttataacatgtataaattatctttaactAAGAATTTTACAAAGTTCTAATTTTTACCTATGAAAAAGAGATCAATACTACTGAGATCTTTTCTTTTGTCTCATTTCTTACAttaatgtaaattttaatactaTTTTTATAAGATCTTAATACATGTCATATCTTTCTTTAAGAACGTGGTCTTAAATATAAGTCTTAATCTGTGATTTTAGTTTTAGAAGGGTACATTTGTTAAATGTTATAAGGAAAAATAATGCATACTAGCTTGAAGTAGGTTGAAACAAGGAGAGTATAGGTTGAAATAATGGGGTTGTGCTAGAAATTGAAATGTTGTTGGTTTGTAACGGTGTGAATGCATTCATGAGTTTATTTATGTACCTTGCAGGAATACTGTAACTTGTAGGAATGTATGTACTTAATTAGCAAATTGACGTGTAGTTGTGTAGGATGGTAAAAGCATCATTTTGCTAGCTAGCTAGTTGTCTGTTTCTAATTAGATGAAAAGAAATCTGAATGTTTAGCTTCTTAGCTTCTTAGCTTTTGTCAAAGAATATGAATGCCGCACCACCAAATTGTATGTTGCCTTATTTAGACAAGGTAAACTTTCTCTACCTAAcagttttttttcccttttgGCGGTTGCAgagtttatttttctttttcattttttcatgtAGATGATTTGCAAGACTGCAGGGAATATTGCAAAGCCTATTATCGCTGAACAAATTCCGAAGTATATAATCGAGGCATAAGACCTTATGCATGGCTGTATGTAATGCCAAATAAAATAGTTCAGTATCACTTGCATATCATCCTTGTCActcaaaacaataataaaagaaagaaTTTCCCGAAAAACATCTAAAAGCTATATAACTAGATTTTGACAGCCCATTCACCACTGTCAAACGTAAGCTCAAGACTCGCATAGCTAAGAACTTAACCATATGCGAAGGTCTATATCTTtgacttatattattatttactaaatgatataaataaaagatgaaTAAACCATAAGGATATCAGACAACAGCcattcttttaattttacttATACAATCCATCAACTTTTAATTTTGTCAAGGCAGTAGATGCAAACTTTAAAGCTGAGGTGCCTTCTTTTAGCATGTTTTTAACTAGATTTAGGGCTCCTAGCATGGGCTCAAGTTTTGCTATATTTATCTACTTTATGTCGTATTCATTGTGGCGAGGATTACCATGCCATTTATCTTAGACCAGCTTACCATGTCTTATTAAACATGATAACAATATCCACCCAAAGGTACGTGAATAGAATATAAGACTCTTGATAATTTTTCGGAACTACAAGAACCTTTATATGGTGTGAATACAAAGTTAATCTAATTGCTAACTATTAATATTTTCCTTTTCTAAAAGAATAAagtttttaaatgatatgaCATTGGCTCACCaacaattttcaagaaatctAGTGATTagttttcaaaaaaagaagaagaagaagaagaaatctaTTATTAGCGTGAAttcaaaacacataaaataattataatcatatgATTATAATAACTCAATACAATTTTATCTACGGGTATATgtagattttaataaaaaatcttaAGACCTTTTCACGGCCACTTCGGAATACTTGATTTGGCATAATGTttactatattaattaattatttataataaaaagtcCTCTTAATTAGATAACTTCAAaacgattatattaataaattaaaagtagaACACAAAATAAAAGTATCAAATGAGGAAGTACATATAATGAGTTTGTTCATGGTATCCATGCAGTTTAAAATCACTTACACAAAACTTAAGACAATTATGAAGAACAATATAAGCTTGGTACACCCATATATTGAACTCGCAAACCAAGAAAGCACGTGTACCATGATCTAACGATGAATATTTAGCATAGCCTTAGCCTCACTCTGCTCCTGCAACAAATTTTCACTAGCATACTTGTTCAAATGCTCTAACTACTGAGATCCTTTCTTTTGTCTCATTTTTTACAGTAAAGTAAATCTTTATACTATCTTTATAAGATCTTAATACATGTCATATCTTTCTTTCAGAATTTGGTCTTAAATATAGGTCTTAATCTGTGATTTTGTTCGGattgtattaattatattagtttggttcactataatttaaatattattatatattaaattattatcaattaaatatattattttaatatgataacaaATTATATAGATTGGTTAAATATGATTAGATGTTTATAGTCAATCTACGCAACTTTAAgatgttggctaaaattatatacaacacCATTATTTTCACTAGAGTTCAATCTTTTTTACCTAATCTTCatacttattatttataacatgtataaattatctttaactAAGAATTTTACAAAGTTCTAATTTTTACCTATGAAAAAGAG
Coding sequences:
- the LOC108204145 gene encoding uncharacterized protein LOC108204145 isoform X3, coding for MLEEVAVGIVKSIFGNASNSKSNFVSSTTNILNGDSTLSLSSESLDRNSNMDTDKFLIRAWFQLKKLKIQVHLLWATHPVKRMKNENSHFSQANHDPHVQDLQRELMHLNKNYLRSGNVLERVLALKIELAEALRAKKTSSLHIQRMLNV